ATTAATGACAGAGCGGGGATAACAAGAAGATACGCGACAACTATAAGGTCTCCCTGGAAGCTGGAAGACGGAAAAAATATGGACATCCCTATTATTGTTGCCGCCAGGCCCGCGCTCACAAATGAAATTATAGGCGCTGCGGCAAAAGTAAGATAATGGGCGTGTTCCGGCACGATATTTTCTTTTATGAACAGTTTCATGATGTCATAGAGCGGCTGCAGGAAAGGAGGGCCGACGCGCCATTGTACCCGGGCTGTCACTTTTCTTTCAATCCACGAGGCGATCATGCCGATGATCAGGGCAAACAGCAGGCCGGGGAAGATCAAATAATGGAAGAGCGTTATCATCACGGTTTCTTTCCTCCGAGGTTTTTTATCCCGAGCTGAGTTTTCCAGTGCACGGCTTTAGCGTAAATTCCGTTTGCTACCTTATATATATTCTTTTCGGCGTCTTCCTTAAAATTTCCTTCCGTGATAGCTTCTTTAGAACAGGTTTTCACGCAAGTGATCTCACGGCCTTCGCATAGATCGCAGGGCGCTTTTTCAAAATTGACGGTTTCCAGGGTATTTACTCCGAAAGGGCATGCGGCAAGACAGCTTTTGCAGGATGTGCATAGCATTCCCGCCCGGTTCAGATCATCATTTGTTTTCTTAAGAGCCTCTGTGGGGCAACTTATAACACACGGCGCATCTTCACAATGGCGGCAGGTTACTTCCCGTATTGCTTCTTCTATCAGCGTTAGGCAGGATGTTTTCCCGTGGTGAAGAGGATAACTGCACTGTGCTTCGCATTTTCCGCATTCGTAACATTTTTCAAGGTCTATAAGTATCATTTCAGTCCCAAATCCCTTCTATATCTTTCACAACGCTGTATTTGAAAACAGGGCCGTCTTTGCAGGCGAAATATTTTCCGCAGGCGCAGTGCCCGCATTTTCCGATGCCGCAACTCATATTTTTTTCCATTGAAAGGTATATGTTTTCCGGTTTATAGCCCACTTCAAGAAGCTTCATCGTCCCGAATTTCATCATTATCGGAGGGCCGCACACGACAGCTACGCCGTTATTCGGATTGAGCTTCAGTCCTTCAAAAAGGCATGTCACGACGCCCTTCTTCTCTTTCCACTCGCCTGTGTCGCATCTATCGACGGAACGGTATATTTCGGCGCCCCGCTTTTTCCAGTCCGCGAATTGTCCCGCATATACAATATCGCCGGGAGTTTTAGAGCCGTAGAGGAGCAATATCCTGCCATATTTGTCTTTTTCTTCAAGCAGGGAGAGCAGCAGGCATCGGAGAGGAGCCATTCCCACTCCCCCTCCGAGGATAAGTATTTCCTTGCCTTCAAATTCTTCAAGCGGATAACCTTTTCCCAGCGGGCCCCGTATGCCTATAATATCTTTTGGTTTAAGTTCGTGTATCCTGGAAGTTACTCTTCCGGCTTTCATTATGGTTATCTCTATTTCAT
This portion of the Candidatus Omnitrophota bacterium genome encodes:
- a CDS encoding oxidoreductase; its protein translation is MYSRLSGKDKLQRCVNRGGKTVTDPYKTIKAEVLKVTDETSNIKSFLLKPEKKFSFRTGQFVQFTVPGIGEAPFTPSSSHFEKDEIEITIMKAGRVTSRIHELKPKDIIGIRGPLGKGYPLEEFEGKEILILGGGVGMAPLRCLLLSLLEEKDKYGRILLLYGSKTPGDIVYAGQFADWKKRGAEIYRSVDRCDTGEWKEKKGVVTCLFEGLKLNPNNGVAVVCGPPIMMKFGTMKLLEVGYKPENIYLSMEKNMSCGIGKCGHCACGKYFACKDGPVFKYSVVKDIEGIWD